From a single Nicotiana tabacum cultivar K326 unplaced genomic scaffold, ASM71507v2 Un00355, whole genome shotgun sequence genomic region:
- the LOC142179107 gene encoding WAT1-related protein At1g25270-like, with product MVVVALLLGGNILLSKVATEDGMSVRIMVVYRWIFSAAFLGPVALVVEWRRRPNITWAFLLQAFISGLLGGSLFCNLFYASIELTSPVFVSAIDNLVPAMTIVIAILFRSEKLSLHKVSGKAKSLGTIICVTGAMVMTFYKGRQLPMWSFKIHFLHHTTTTGSHEKLQSGNSFSLGIILALRSSFCYALWTVLLEKIGNDYPCHYSSAAWMSLMGAIQSTIFALCFDHESNQWKLGWSIRLFIVLYMGVLGSGIVVILMTWCSQKRGPLFVSIFNPMTLIFVALASAMFLDEAVYVGSVIGGGLIIAGLYLVLWGKEKDVSRSRSIK from the exons ATGGTTGTTGTTGCCTTGCTATTGGGAGGCAACATTTTATTGTCGAAAGTGGCGACAGAAGATGGAATGTCAGTCAGAATAATGGTCGTATATCGCTGGATTTTCTCTGCAGCTTTTCTTGGCCCCGTCGCCCTTGTGGTTGAGTG GAGAAGAAGACCGAACATAACCTGGGCTTTCTTGCTACAAGCATTTATCTCAGGTTTACTAGG GGGATCACTCTTCTGTAATCTGTTTTACGCAAGTATTGAATTGACATCTCCTGTATTTGTATCTGCAATTGATAATCTTGTACCAGCCATGACAATCGTTATCGCCATACTCTTCAG ATCGGAGAAATTGTCATTGCATAAAGTAAGTGGCAAAGCAAAGTCCCTTGGAACAATTATATGTGTCACAGGAGCCATGGTAATGACATTTTACAAAGGTCGACAACTTCCAATGTGGTCTTTTAAAATTCATTTTTTGCATCATACAACTACAACTGGATCACATGAAAAGTTACAATCTGGCAACAGCTTCTCCTTGGGTATAATACTTGCATTGAGATCGAGTTTCTGTTATGCACTCTGGACAGTATTACTc gaAAAGATAGGTAATGACTACCCATGTCATTACTCGAGTGCTGCTTGGATGAGCCTTATGGGAGCAATTCAGTCGACTATATTTGCATTATGTTTTGATCATGAAAGTAATCAATGGAAGCTTGGCTGGTCCATAAGGCTTTTCATCGTTCTTTATATG GGAGTTTTAGGGTCTGGGATTGTTGTTATTCTCATGACGTGGTGCTCCCAAAAAAGGGGTCCTTTGTTTGTATCAATTTTCAATCCTATGACACTTATTTTTGTAGCACTAGCAAGTGCAATGTTTCTTGACGAGGCAGTATATGTTGGAAG TGTCATAGGTGGTGGTTTGATAATAGCGGGATTATATCTTGTGTTGTGGGGGAAAGAAAAAGA tgtctcgcgttcgcgaagcataaaatAA